One Mycolicibacterium crocinum DNA window includes the following coding sequences:
- the dnaN gene encoding DNA polymerase III subunit beta, producing MATTTVGSDLKFRLVREDFADAVAWVARNLPTRPTVPVLAGVLLTGTDEGLTISGFDYEVSAEVRVPAEIASPGSVLVSGRLLSDITRALPAKPVDVSVEGTRVALSCGSARFSLPTMAVEDYPALPELPEETGVISADLFGEAIGQVAVAAGRDDTLPMLTGIRVEISGETVVLAATDRFRLAVRELTWSTSSPSLEAAVLVPAKTLAEAAKAGTSGSEVHLALGAGSAVGKEGLLGIRSGGKRSTTRLLDAEFPKFRQLLPAEHTAMATIGVGELTDAIKRVALVADRGAQVRMEFGDGVLHLSAGADDVGRAEEDLPVEFAGEPLTIAFNPTYLTDGLGSLHSDRVTFGFTTPSRPAVLRPANGEEQVDGTGPFPAVQTDYVYLLMPVRLPG from the coding sequence GTGGCAACGACGACGGTTGGCTCCGACTTGAAGTTCCGCCTGGTGCGGGAGGACTTCGCCGATGCGGTGGCCTGGGTTGCCCGTAACCTTCCGACCCGGCCGACCGTTCCGGTCCTGGCCGGCGTGCTGCTCACCGGCACCGATGAGGGTTTGACGATTTCCGGCTTCGACTACGAAGTGTCGGCGGAGGTGCGCGTGCCCGCCGAAATCGCTTCTCCGGGAAGCGTTTTGGTGTCCGGGCGGTTGTTGTCCGACATCACCAGGGCGCTGCCGGCCAAGCCCGTTGACGTCAGCGTCGAAGGCACCCGGGTGGCGTTGAGCTGTGGAAGTGCCCGATTCTCGCTGCCGACGATGGCGGTCGAGGACTACCCGGCGCTGCCGGAACTGCCGGAGGAAACCGGAGTGATCTCCGCCGATCTGTTCGGCGAGGCGATCGGCCAGGTCGCGGTGGCGGCCGGCCGCGACGACACCCTGCCGATGCTGACCGGCATCCGGGTGGAGATTTCCGGCGAGACAGTGGTTTTGGCGGCCACCGACCGATTCCGGTTGGCCGTTCGCGAACTGACCTGGTCGACGTCCTCCCCCAGCCTCGAAGCCGCGGTGTTGGTGCCGGCCAAGACGCTGGCCGAAGCCGCGAAGGCGGGGACGTCCGGTTCCGAGGTGCATCTGGCCTTGGGGGCCGGGTCCGCTGTCGGCAAGGAAGGTCTGCTGGGCATTCGCAGTGGCGGCAAGCGCAGCACGACCCGTCTGCTCGACGCGGAGTTCCCGAAGTTCCGCCAGCTGCTGCCCGCCGAGCACACGGCCATGGCCACCATCGGGGTGGGTGAGCTGACCGATGCCATCAAACGTGTGGCACTGGTCGCCGATCGCGGTGCGCAGGTCCGGATGGAATTCGGCGATGGAGTGCTGCATCTGTCGGCCGGTGCCGACGATGTCGGACGCGCCGAGGAGGATCTGCCCGTCGAATTCGCCGGTGAGCCGCTGACGATCGCGTTCAACCCCACCTATCTGACCGACGGCCTGGGCTCGTTGCACTCGGATCGGGTGACGTTCGGTTTCACCACGCCCAGCAGGCCGGCGGTGTTACGGCCGGCAAATGGGGAAGAACAGGTGGATGGCACCGGACCGTTCCCCGCCGTTCAAACCGACTACGTATACCTGTTGATGCCGGTCCGGCTTCCCGGCTGA
- the gnd gene encoding phosphogluconate dehydrogenase (NAD(+)-dependent, decarboxylating), protein MQLGLVGLGKMGFNMRQRLRDGGHEVIGYDPRPEVTDVPSLAGLAEALDAPRVVWVMVPSGPITDDTINELADVLSPGDLVVDGGNSKYTEDGPHAELLGAKGISFVDAGVSGGIWGLEEGYGLMVGGSDDDVARVMPIFETLRPPGDLADGFVHAGPVGAGHYAKMVHNGIEYGLMMAYAEGYELLAAEPLIKDTQAVIQAWTNGTVVRSWLQQLLAKALAEDPGFDAISGYTEDSGEGRWTVEEAIRHRVPMPVIAASLFARFASRQEDSPTMKAVSALRNQFGGHAVKRVSVSG, encoded by the coding sequence ATGCAGCTGGGTTTGGTCGGTCTGGGCAAGATGGGCTTCAACATGCGCCAGCGGTTGCGCGACGGCGGACATGAAGTCATCGGATACGACCCCAGGCCCGAGGTGACGGATGTTCCGTCTTTGGCGGGACTGGCCGAAGCGCTCGACGCTCCGCGGGTGGTGTGGGTGATGGTGCCGTCGGGTCCGATCACCGACGACACCATCAACGAGCTCGCCGACGTTCTCAGCCCGGGTGACCTGGTGGTCGACGGCGGCAACTCCAAATACACCGAGGATGGTCCGCACGCGGAACTGCTTGGCGCAAAAGGGATTTCATTTGTTGACGCCGGTGTGTCCGGTGGCATCTGGGGTCTGGAGGAAGGCTACGGCCTGATGGTCGGCGGCAGTGACGACGATGTCGCGCGGGTGATGCCGATCTTCGAGACGCTACGCCCGCCGGGAGATCTGGCCGACGGTTTCGTGCATGCCGGCCCGGTGGGCGCGGGTCACTACGCCAAAATGGTGCACAACGGCATCGAGTACGGGTTGATGATGGCGTATGCCGAAGGTTACGAGTTGTTGGCCGCCGAACCGTTGATCAAAGACACCCAGGCGGTGATCCAGGCCTGGACCAACGGCACGGTCGTGCGGTCGTGGTTGCAGCAGTTGTTGGCCAAGGCGCTGGCCGAGGATCCTGGGTTCGATGCGATCTCCGGTTACACCGAGGATTCCGGTGAAGGCCGTTGGACCGTCGAGGAGGCGATCCGTCATCGGGTGCCGATGCCAGTGATCGCCGCGTCGTTGTTCGCCCGTTTCGCGTCGCGGCAAGAGGATTCGCCGACGATGAAAGCCGTTTCGGCGCTGCGTAATCAGTTCGGTGGCCACGCGGTCAAGCGGGTTTCGGTATCGGGATAG
- the recF gene encoding DNA replication/repair protein RecF (All proteins in this family for which functions are known are DNA-binding proteins that assist the filamentation of RecA onto DNA for the initiation of recombination or recombinational repair.) — MYVRHLALRDFRSWESVDLELAPGRTVFVGPNGFGKTNLVEALWYCATLGSHRVATDAPLIRAGAERAVVSTIVVNEGRELAVDLEIAAGRANKARLNRSPVRSTREILGAVRAVLFAPEDLALVRGDPGERRRYLDELASVRRPRVAAIRADYDKVLKQRTALLKSAAGARFRGDSGVLETLDVWDGHLAAHGAQLMAARIELVNLLAPEVEKAYQLLAPASRPAAISYRSSVLEGPDSGHDVEYLEAALLAGLAARRGAELERGMCLVGPHRDDLDLRLGDQLAKGFASHGESWSMALALRLASYELLRTEGSEPVLILDDVFAELDNSRRRALAGVAADAEQVLITAAVGEDIPPDWDATRIGISLRDGDSGRMSEVVTP; from the coding sequence ATGTATGTCCGGCACCTGGCGCTCCGCGACTTCCGGTCGTGGGAAAGCGTCGATCTCGAATTGGCGCCGGGCAGAACGGTATTCGTCGGACCCAATGGGTTCGGTAAAACCAATCTCGTTGAAGCACTCTGGTATTGCGCCACTCTCGGATCACACCGAGTTGCCACCGACGCCCCGTTGATCCGGGCTGGCGCGGAACGTGCCGTGGTATCGACGATCGTCGTCAACGAGGGCCGGGAATTGGCCGTCGATCTGGAAATCGCGGCGGGCCGCGCCAACAAGGCACGGTTGAATCGATCCCCGGTCAGAAGCACCCGTGAAATCCTCGGCGCGGTGCGCGCCGTGCTGTTCGCACCGGAGGATCTCGCTCTGGTTCGCGGCGACCCTGGCGAACGCCGGCGTTACCTCGATGAACTCGCCTCGGTCCGGCGTCCGCGGGTGGCTGCGATCCGCGCCGACTACGACAAGGTACTCAAGCAGCGCACTGCGTTGCTGAAATCCGCTGCGGGAGCGCGGTTTCGGGGCGACTCCGGTGTTCTGGAGACCCTCGACGTGTGGGACGGTCACCTGGCCGCGCACGGCGCGCAGTTGATGGCGGCCCGGATCGAACTGGTCAATCTGCTGGCACCCGAGGTGGAAAAGGCGTATCAACTGCTGGCGCCGGCATCGCGTCCGGCGGCGATCAGCTACCGCAGCAGTGTCCTCGAAGGACCGGACTCGGGTCACGACGTCGAATACCTGGAAGCCGCGCTATTGGCCGGACTGGCCGCGCGCCGCGGCGCCGAACTGGAACGCGGCATGTGCCTCGTCGGGCCGCACCGCGACGACCTGGACCTGCGCCTTGGTGACCAGCTGGCCAAGGGTTTCGCCAGTCACGGCGAATCCTGGTCCATGGCACTGGCATTGCGGCTGGCGTCGTATGAACTGCTGCGCACCGAGGGCAGCGAACCGGTGCTCATTCTCGACGATGTGTTCGCCGAACTGGACAACTCGCGGCGGCGAGCGCTGGCCGGTGTTGCGGCCGACGCGGAGCAGGTGCTGATCACCGCCGCCGTCGGTGAAGACATCCCGCCCGACTGGGATGCCACCCGTATCGGCATTTCGTTACGTGACGGAGACAGCGGCAGGATGTCAGAGGTGGTGACACCGTGA
- a CDS encoding DUF721 family protein, with protein MTESNEEPADPPEHLANLAGMDLVRRALEEARGAARSQGKEVGRGGRSPGARRSAERGNRRTWSGPGPDRRDPQTLGTAANELAKSRGWTGRVAEGAVFAQWATVVGEQIAEHAEPTALRDGVLSVTAESTAWATQLRMVQSQLLAKIAAAVGDGVVKSLKITGPVAPSWRKGPLHISGRGPRDTYG; from the coding sequence GTGACCGAATCCAACGAGGAGCCGGCCGACCCGCCCGAGCACCTGGCGAACCTTGCCGGAATGGATTTGGTGCGTCGCGCGCTGGAAGAGGCCCGCGGCGCAGCGCGCAGCCAAGGTAAGGAGGTCGGTCGCGGTGGTCGCTCCCCCGGCGCCCGGCGCAGTGCCGAGCGGGGGAACCGGCGCACCTGGTCAGGGCCCGGGCCGGATCGCCGTGATCCCCAGACTCTCGGCACGGCGGCCAACGAACTGGCCAAATCCCGCGGCTGGACGGGGCGGGTGGCCGAGGGCGCGGTGTTCGCACAGTGGGCGACCGTGGTCGGCGAGCAGATCGCTGAGCATGCCGAACCGACAGCGCTGCGCGACGGGGTGTTGAGCGTGACCGCCGAATCGACCGCGTGGGCGACCCAGTTGCGGATGGTGCAATCGCAGTTGCTGGCCAAAATCGCCGCCGCGGTCGGCGACGGGGTGGTGAAGTCGCTGAAAATCACCGGTCCTGTGGCCCCGTCTTGGCGGAAGGGTCCGCTGCACATCTCCGGGCGCGGGCCACGGGACACCTACGGCTGA